Proteins from one Shewanella pealeana ATCC 700345 genomic window:
- a CDS encoding DUF6701 domain-containing protein — MIKLRLLWGCLFAVVAFASTSAFAVPQCDEIFTDPPTGNHNPGLIPPSDLPYLGDLTCNKRGCYPSDFFQPGDFYFGTGDLKQGNFIYTNGTTTRLYFDSLNLNGAHLNVSGNTEDLIIYVYGDFSIAGQNSINGIVYVAGNVHVAGNASIDGALAAGGSLSIGGNGDVDFDEEAIEDADFGGMCNNEPVNPAIPTQCPAEQSNVQGLTYRTYDSRAWYSDNYSPANPNEFETLSNLVRKTRYQIGESIETNLNQKGNGINPHSNTAADQDLYLGVFEGYIEAPETGEYTFAIDGDDAIELLIDGEVIKGFYGVHSTCDCTRYQGKVSLEQGAHTIELRFHETFGAEAFRLYWQPPSANSLTIVPASQLLTCPAPQFEFGRAELDANGNAVINFNNTYSAPPVVMVMPTIDGTNANADRSSTVRIDSLTTGNAAIKQINSGVSQVLDKKMDKVDYFVMEPGYRFLARGKALQAGTISTRLYQGKNLPSWGRGYENIEFEHDFGLQPAMIGQTLSHNNNRFITTVINNVDADGSEFDIAIEGSEMSSGITRRELLGYVAGVGQGVMSVNGESLKYEFANALNHGNGSSTRTLSQQCAFNNSYQQTYTAQPLTIANKNQRRGGDGGWARRCTKESFNNQLSFALDEYQHADGERSHLAESIGYFAFEYAAEPPAVNHYRINFDSGALSCAAKSITLQACADNNCSALLSDPAFVTLTKNGANYSSETFTGSTNTEVWHPQGGLVTLGLSATVPSADYSCYIDGNLVANAQCQLNFENSGIYFDIDDSTACNNTSNFELFAVKKDESTQQCVPLFANQTKPISMAFSYITPDAGGINEAAKLTINSLNAPVATKDIAGGSSEELRVHFDANGKALLNVNYPEAGKVELAATLTEVIESPDGSTSETLVLDHSDQFVAKPDGFHFFNTSGKNGCSGAGCDLFAKAGDDFNMSVKAVCGADDGTPYKDRQPLKNLQFTDLKIKPVLQAPLVANGDDKDGGLGALGQTSVSFSKANSAPLKVTNQTYSEVGAISLALDGEVNYLGATIPQANSSSEIFGRFSPYYLTVTANEPSLAAQCGSFTYMDQPFGFSSGSEPTLSIIGKNKAGAETRNYQIGGWWRYHGKQWLDRSYSDTSGAKSMDGAALQVLDESPISGIVEYYPINDDSSVQRAYLSGAQLHYARTASAAVPFNGLFDLTLSKTDVTDKDGICYRDTASDKCREFEFEDIAKDDAFALRYGRFVMQNAYGPSSEELRLEVGTQYVNAVIDAKAQWITNTSDSCSVFDTTSATESADIGLHLTPDTGLEGVQGFTHSGGSGKAGTIGLGNSFIYFPAPNVDGEVGLQQHLDRWLQWYWNFDSSSDLQDPRATAYFGTYRGHDRIIYWREVN; from the coding sequence GTGATTAAACTTAGGCTATTATGGGGCTGCTTATTCGCTGTCGTTGCGTTCGCTTCGACATCTGCTTTTGCGGTTCCTCAGTGTGATGAAATCTTTACTGATCCACCTACGGGAAACCACAATCCCGGACTTATACCGCCATCGGACTTACCCTACTTAGGTGACCTTACTTGTAATAAGCGTGGTTGTTATCCATCGGATTTTTTTCAACCTGGAGATTTTTATTTCGGTACTGGTGACCTAAAACAAGGCAATTTTATTTATACCAATGGTACAACCACACGCTTGTATTTTGACAGTCTCAATCTTAACGGTGCGCACCTGAATGTTTCAGGTAATACGGAAGACCTTATTATTTATGTCTATGGCGACTTTAGCATTGCAGGACAGAATAGTATAAATGGCATTGTTTATGTGGCCGGAAACGTACATGTGGCGGGTAATGCGAGTATTGATGGTGCGCTTGCTGCTGGTGGTAGTTTATCGATAGGTGGTAACGGTGATGTAGATTTTGACGAGGAGGCAATTGAAGATGCCGACTTTGGCGGAATGTGCAATAACGAGCCTGTAAACCCTGCCATTCCGACCCAGTGTCCTGCGGAGCAAAGTAATGTTCAAGGTTTAACCTATCGGACCTATGACTCGCGTGCTTGGTACTCAGATAACTACAGTCCTGCTAACCCTAACGAGTTTGAGACGTTAAGTAATTTGGTGAGAAAAACCCGTTACCAGATCGGTGAGTCTATCGAAACAAATTTAAATCAGAAAGGGAATGGTATTAACCCACATTCAAACACCGCGGCAGATCAAGATCTGTATTTAGGTGTGTTTGAAGGCTATATAGAAGCGCCTGAAACAGGTGAATATACCTTTGCTATTGATGGTGATGATGCCATTGAGCTATTAATCGATGGTGAAGTGATAAAAGGTTTTTACGGCGTTCACTCGACTTGTGATTGCACTCGGTACCAAGGTAAGGTCTCGCTAGAACAAGGGGCTCACACCATAGAGTTAAGGTTTCATGAAACATTTGGTGCTGAAGCTTTTAGGTTGTATTGGCAACCTCCATCAGCTAATTCGTTGACGATTGTTCCAGCGAGCCAGTTACTTACCTGTCCAGCCCCCCAATTTGAATTTGGCCGCGCCGAACTCGATGCCAATGGCAACGCAGTGATCAATTTTAATAACACCTACTCAGCTCCGCCAGTGGTGATGGTGATGCCGACCATTGATGGTACGAATGCCAATGCCGACCGTTCATCGACAGTTAGAATCGATAGCCTAACCACAGGCAATGCCGCAATAAAACAGATTAACTCTGGCGTGTCGCAAGTACTGGATAAAAAGATGGATAAGGTGGATTACTTTGTCATGGAGCCGGGCTATCGTTTCTTAGCGCGAGGTAAGGCTCTACAGGCAGGCACCATATCAACTCGGCTATACCAAGGTAAAAATTTACCGAGTTGGGGCCGAGGTTATGAGAATATTGAATTTGAGCATGATTTTGGTCTACAACCTGCCATGATTGGCCAAACCTTGTCTCATAACAATAATCGCTTTATTACCACTGTGATTAATAATGTCGATGCAGATGGTTCTGAATTTGATATTGCCATTGAAGGCTCTGAAATGAGCTCGGGGATAACTCGGCGTGAGCTTCTAGGTTATGTGGCAGGTGTGGGACAAGGCGTGATGTCGGTCAATGGCGAAAGCTTAAAGTATGAGTTTGCCAATGCCTTAAACCATGGCAATGGTAGCTCTACGCGTACTTTGAGCCAACAGTGTGCTTTTAATAACAGTTACCAGCAAACCTATACCGCACAACCCTTAACCATAGCTAATAAAAATCAGCGCCGTGGTGGTGATGGCGGCTGGGCACGCCGCTGTACTAAAGAGAGTTTCAATAATCAGCTAAGCTTTGCTCTTGATGAATATCAACATGCAGATGGTGAACGTAGCCACCTAGCTGAGAGCATAGGTTATTTTGCATTTGAGTACGCAGCCGAGCCACCAGCGGTGAATCATTACCGTATTAACTTCGATTCAGGTGCACTGAGCTGCGCAGCTAAATCTATTACACTTCAGGCTTGTGCTGACAATAATTGCAGCGCTTTGCTTAGCGATCCTGCTTTTGTCACCTTGACTAAAAACGGTGCCAACTACAGTAGCGAGACATTTACGGGCAGTACGAATACCGAGGTCTGGCATCCACAGGGGGGATTAGTCACTCTTGGGTTAAGTGCAACAGTGCCGAGTGCCGACTACAGCTGTTATATCGATGGCAATCTCGTTGCTAATGCTCAATGTCAGCTCAACTTTGAAAACAGTGGCATTTACTTCGATATCGATGATTCTACCGCCTGTAACAACACCAGTAATTTTGAGTTATTTGCGGTTAAGAAAGATGAAAGCACGCAGCAATGTGTGCCGCTATTTGCTAATCAAACTAAACCCATCTCGATGGCATTTAGTTATATTACCCCAGATGCCGGCGGGATTAATGAAGCTGCCAAGCTAACCATTAACAGCCTTAACGCTCCAGTTGCCACTAAAGATATTGCGGGAGGTTCGAGTGAGGAACTGCGGGTTCACTTTGATGCGAATGGTAAGGCACTGCTGAATGTGAACTACCCTGAGGCGGGTAAGGTTGAGCTTGCGGCAACATTAACCGAAGTGATTGAGTCACCAGATGGCAGTACAAGCGAGACGCTGGTGCTTGATCACAGTGACCAATTTGTTGCAAAGCCTGATGGTTTTCACTTCTTTAATACGTCTGGTAAAAATGGTTGCAGCGGTGCGGGATGTGACTTATTTGCCAAAGCGGGTGATGACTTTAACATGAGTGTTAAGGCGGTGTGTGGAGCCGATGATGGCACGCCTTATAAAGATCGACAGCCACTGAAAAATTTACAATTCACAGACTTAAAAATAAAACCTGTGCTGCAAGCGCCCTTGGTTGCTAATGGAGATGACAAAGATGGCGGCCTTGGAGCCCTAGGGCAAACAAGTGTGAGTTTCAGCAAAGCAAACAGTGCACCGCTAAAAGTGACTAATCAGACCTATTCTGAGGTGGGGGCAATCAGCTTAGCGCTCGATGGCGAGGTGAACTACCTTGGCGCGACGATTCCACAAGCGAATTCAAGTAGCGAAATATTCGGTCGCTTCTCTCCCTACTACTTAACCGTGACGGCGAATGAGCCGAGTTTAGCAGCGCAGTGCGGCAGTTTCACCTACATGGATCAGCCCTTTGGTTTTAGTTCTGGTAGTGAGCCAACGCTGTCAATTATCGGTAAAAATAAAGCTGGCGCTGAAACACGCAACTATCAAATAGGTGGCTGGTGGCGCTATCACGGCAAGCAGTGGTTAGATCGCAGTTATAGTGATACCTCTGGCGCCAAATCGATGGATGGTGCTGCGCTGCAAGTGTTGGATGAGTCGCCTATCTCCGGCATTGTCGAATACTACCCCATCAATGACGATAGCAGTGTGCAGCGGGCTTATCTGAGCGGTGCGCAGCTGCACTATGCCCGAACAGCCTCAGCTGCAGTGCCGTTTAATGGCCTGTTTGACCTCACGCTGTCAAAGACCGATGTGACCGATAAAGATGGTATTTGTTATCGAGATACCGCAAGCGATAAGTGCCGTGAGTTTGAATTTGAGGATATCGCTAAAGACGATGCCTTTGCGCTACGTTACGGCCGCTTTGTGATGCAAAATGCCTACGGCCCATCGTCTGAGGAGCTGCGTCTCGAGGTCGGTACTCAATATGTAAATGCTGTTATTGACGCTAAAGCACAGTGGATCACAAATACTAGCGATAGCTGCTCAGTATTCGATACCACCAGTGCGACTGAATCTGCCGATATAGGGCTGCACTTAACTCCCGATACGGGGCTAGAAGGCGTGCAAGGCTTTACTCATTCTGGAGGCTCTGGCAAGGCTGGCACTATTGGTCTTGGCAATAGCTTTATCTATTTTCCAGCCCCTAATGTAGATGGTGAGGTAGGCTTACAACAACATCTCGACAGATGGCTGCAGTGGTATTGGAATTTTGACTCGAGTAGCGATTTACAAGACCCGAGAGCAACGGCCTATTTCGGTACTTATCGAGGCCATGATCGTATTATTTACTGGCGAGAAGTTAACTAA